The DNA segment CCATATTTATTCAAGTCATAAAAAATACCACAATATTTTGCTGTAGTAGAAATATGAATGGCATGTGTACCCAATGTTGCAGCCTCCGTTGCTGTCGTCCCCCCCTCTCCAACATACAATGTCGCATAATACAGCAGATCATGCAATTTCTCTGGTGAGACTTGGATCTGGTACTTCATCAACTCCTCAGGCAGAGTCCCTTCCGATGTGATCAGCACACGACCATAATTTTTCAGTTCCTTCACAAGTCCAACCTTATCACGGATGCCATGCTGCCCAACATCGTGGCTCGCCTGCCAAGAGACAAAGCGGACGATGATAAAAAGATCATCCTCGGTGAGACCGAGCTCGGTGAGAACTACAGGTTTTGGGGTGAAGTAATTAGGGTGGAGGTAGGCGAGCTCTGTATAACCATTATAATAAATCTGTTTTCCACCGAAATCTTTTCCAAAGCTGGTAGGAGTAAGTATGACATCTGTAAATGGAACATATAACCTGTGTTCCCACTTAGCATGCTCGGTATCATCAAGAGCAATGGATGGCACACCAAGAATTTTTGATACATGAGCTGCGCGTATGGACCCGAATCCTATAAATAAATTCGGTTTAAATCTCTTTACTGCCCTATACATCCTTAAGTCAAGGATAGGGATAGATAATAATTTTTTAGAGAGTGAGGATCCATAACTTCCTAAAGAGATATAGTCAATGCCGAATATATTCAGCAACTGATATGAAATTTCCTTTTCACTTGCCGTTACAAGGATATCATGCCCTCTTTTTTCCATCTCCCAGATAAAATTCTTGAAGTAATGGACATGAGCCGGGTGATTAATATCAACAACTATTCTCATAACATCTCCTCCGGAGAAAAGAGATCTTCTAATTCTTTCTTTGTGGGGTAACTGATAAGAACAGCCCTTTTTCTTCCATGAAATACAAAGAGGCTCCCGGCAGCAAGAGCTGAGGCGTGCCCCTCATAATAGGCCTGCCTGAAATCACTGATCTTTCCTGCTCCCCCGCATGCGATAACCGGTATGTTTACAGCATCGGAAACCTGTCGGATTAGTTCAATATCATATCCGGTCATTGTCCCATCAAGATCAATGGAATTAATCATGATCTCTCCGGCACCCTGTGACTCCATCTCCTTGGCATGTGTTACTGGATCAAGTCCTGCCGGAGTTTCTCCGTCATTTATTATTACTTCATACTGGCCACTAGATCTTTTTTTTGCATCTATCGAGACGATGATGCTCTGACTGCCAAAGATTTCGCTTGCTTCTCTGATTAAACCAGGATTGTTAAAAGCTTCTGTGTTAATAATAACCTTTTCAACTCCCGATTTAAACAGCATCTCAATTTCATGAACACTTGTAATTCCTCCTCCATAGGAAAGAGGCATCAGGCATTCTCTTGAGATCTTGGATGTTAAATCAAAAGGTAGCTCATGTTTCTTTATTCTTTTAAAAAGGCCTTCTCTTCTTGAAGCAACAATATTCAGAAATATTAATTCATCTGCTTTTTTGTCATTATATATATGGACTGCGTTGATGGGATCTCCTATATACTTTGGATCCCTGAACTGAACAGTTTTAACGAGACCTTTGTCTTTTAAAAGGAGTGCCGGGATAATTCTTGGCCGAAACATAAGTCTAGATCTCCATAAAATTTTTTAATATTCTCAAACCCGAGTCATGACTTCTCTCGGGGTGCGGCTGGAAACCGTAGATATTATCCTTTCGAATTACTGAAATGAATTTACCCCCATAATCGGTCGTCGCAAGAATATTTTCATTTTTTATTCCTGAAACATGATATGAGTGAACAAAATAAAACACTGAACTATCATCAATACCACGAAGAATAGGAGATGGATTACAAATTCTCAAATTGTTCCAGCCCATATGAGGGATCTTATAATGTGGGTAATCATCTTTATTGATTTGAAATTTAATCGTTTTCCCGTCGAACCACTTTAAACCTTCAGCATTGCCCTCTTCGCTATATGATGTAAATAGCTGCATCCCAAGACAGATTCCCAATATCGGAACCTTTTCATCCAAAACCAGTTCATTTAATTTTTCTACAAACCCTAAATTATCGAGATTTTTAATTCCCTGGGCAAAAGAACCTATTCCAGGCAATATGATTTTACTTGGATCATTTATCCCTTCAGGATCATTTACTATTTTAAATTCAATATTTAGCCTGTCGAATGCGTTGATTATACTGCCCAAATTACCCATTCCATAGTCAATAATTACATTCAAATTAAAATCATCCTCTTCTCATATGTCTCCAAGGTATTTCTCATAGAATACCGGAGGTAAGATGTGTGCTTTACATGCAATACGAATAGGTGCCTTAAACAGCCTAATAATGGGATAATAACTTTTATAATCAAAAAATGATTTGTTCTCACTTACCATTATTTTATTAAATTCTTTCTCTGTGAAACCAAGTTTACTAATAGTATACTTAATAATCTCTGGATCATAAGGATAAGGCATTTCAAGTTTCTTTAACGCTTCATTCCTTTCCAACTGATTTGTTCGTATCAATGCCGAATACTCAGATCTTCTCTTGTCAATATTAAATTTAACTGGTAAGTAATACGATTGAAAAAATACCGTGTATAAAGACTCGTGATGATGACCACCATAATATCTCCAATTAAGTTCTTTTTTAAGAATCTCATCAACTTCATCGTGATTATATTCAATATAATCCGGAAAATCCACACTTTTTATTCTTCTGAAAAGAGTATTCACTATTAATTCAGACATGCTCATTATAGGAAAACTGGAAATTTTTTCCTGCCCAAATCTTTTATGAATATCTCTCACATATCTTCCGTCAAGATATGTCCAGTACAATGGAGCAATACCCTCAGTTTTAAAAGAATGACCTGTTAAAATATATTTTACCTTGTTATCTGCTGCAACTTTATATAATATTGAAGTAATTACGTAATCAGTTGGGACTTCTGCATCAGATACTGATGCCTTTAAAAAAGATTTCTGTAGATCTTTGAATTCTTCCCAATCTGCAACATGAGTATATAGATCAACATTAAGTTTTTCTGTAGCATTTTTTATATTGCTTACAGCAATATCTGAGTTCCAGCCATTATCAAAATGGACTGCAAGGGGTCTAAGTCCCATCTTTACAGCCATATATAAAGTGTAAGTGCTATCTCTTCCACCACTTATCCCAACTATACAATCATACTCTTTTTCTGATCCAGATTGTTTAATTCTCTCAATTAATTGATGAAATTGTTTTTCACCCTCCTCTCCCAATGGATGAATCTCTTCAAGCCTGTTATGGATTTTACAAAAATGGCATACTCCGTTTTCATCAAATCTAATATCCGGTACTGTAGTATCCATTACGCACTTGCTAC comes from the Methanomicrobium sp. W14 genome and includes:
- a CDS encoding DUF354 domain-containing protein, which encodes MRIVVDINHPAHVHYFKNFIWEMEKRGHDILVTASEKEISYQLLNIFGIDYISLGSYGSSLSKKLLSIPILDLRMYRAVKRFKPNLFIGFGSIRAAHVSKILGVPSIALDDTEHAKWEHRLYVPFTDVILTPTSFGKDFGGKQIYYNGYTELAYLHPNYFTPKPVVLTELGLTEDDLFIIVRFVSWQASHDVGQHGIRDKVGLVKELKNYGRVLITSEGTLPEELMKYQIQVSPEKLHDLLYYATLYVGEGGTTATEAATLGTHAIHISTTAKYCGIFYDLNKYGLLWTSESDEETIQKAIKLLQDLNLKSKGQCKRSCLINDKIDVTAFMVWFIENCPRSVQIMKTNPDFQNKFQYRGLT
- a CDS encoding AglZ/HisF2 family acetamidino modification protein; amino-acid sequence: MFRPRIIPALLLKDKGLVKTVQFRDPKYIGDPINAVHIYNDKKADELIFLNIVASRREGLFKRIKKHELPFDLTSKISRECLMPLSYGGGITSVHEIEMLFKSGVEKVIINTEAFNNPGLIREASEIFGSQSIIVSIDAKKRSSGQYEVIINDGETPAGLDPVTHAKEMESQGAGEIMINSIDLDGTMTGYDIELIRQVSDAVNIPVIACGGAGKISDFRQAYYEGHASALAAGSLFVFHGRKRAVLISYPTKKELEDLFSPEEML
- the hisH gene encoding imidazole glycerol phosphate synthase subunit HisH produces the protein MNVIIDYGMGNLGSIINAFDRLNIEFKIVNDPEGINDPSKIILPGIGSFAQGIKNLDNLGFVEKLNELVLDEKVPILGICLGMQLFTSYSEEGNAEGLKWFDGKTIKFQINKDDYPHYKIPHMGWNNLRICNPSPILRGIDDSSVFYFVHSYHVSGIKNENILATTDYGGKFISVIRKDNIYGFQPHPERSHDSGLRILKNFMEI
- a CDS encoding N-acetyl sugar amidotransferase, which gives rise to MKNLRSYQVCSKCVMDTTVPDIRFDENGVCHFCKIHNRLEEIHPLGEEGEKQFHQLIERIKQSGSEKEYDCIVGISGGRDSTYTLYMAVKMGLRPLAVHFDNGWNSDIAVSNIKNATEKLNVDLYTHVADWEEFKDLQKSFLKASVSDAEVPTDYVITSILYKVAADNKVKYILTGHSFKTEGIAPLYWTYLDGRYVRDIHKRFGQEKISSFPIMSMSELIVNTLFRRIKSVDFPDYIEYNHDEVDEILKKELNWRYYGGHHHESLYTVFFQSYYLPVKFNIDKRRSEYSALIRTNQLERNEALKKLEMPYPYDPEIIKYTISKLGFTEKEFNKIMVSENKSFFDYKSYYPIIRLFKAPIRIACKAHILPPVFYEKYLGDI